ACCATGGAGTTGGGCCCAACAAGTGCTTTTAAATAAGACGCCCACTACAAAAACATTTTGAATTATGCCAAGATCAGTAAATTCAGTAGCTTCAAGAAATAGAAGAAAGAAAATCTTGAAGCAAGCAAAAGGTTACTTTGGACGTAGAAAAAACGTTTATACAGTAGCAAAGAACGCGGTTGAAAAGGCAATGCAATATGCATACCGTGACCGTAAAAACAATAAGAGAAACTTCCGTTCGTTATGGATTCAACGTATTAACGCTGGAGCTCGTCAACACGGAATGTCTTACTCACAGTTTATGGGTAAAGTAAAAGCTAACAATATCGAATTAAACCGTAAGGTTTTAGCTGATTTAGCTATGAACAATCCAGAAGCTTTTAAGGCCATTGTAGAAAAAGTAAAATAAGTTTAAAACACTTGCTTATATACTAAAAACC
The sequence above is a segment of the Tenacibaculum sp. 190130A14a genome. Coding sequences within it:
- the rplT gene encoding 50S ribosomal protein L20: MPRSVNSVASRNRRKKILKQAKGYFGRRKNVYTVAKNAVEKAMQYAYRDRKNNKRNFRSLWIQRINAGARQHGMSYSQFMGKVKANNIELNRKVLADLAMNNPEAFKAIVEKVK